In Bacteroidales bacterium, a single genomic region encodes these proteins:
- a CDS encoding sugar phosphate isomerase/epimerase, with protein sequence MKIKLFSFAILLAGLSTLTSSGQEPRFKISLAEWSLHRALGKKEITNMDFPRITKTVYGLDAVEYVSTFFKDKAEDTEYLTQLKNECTKYGVKSLMIMVDGEGNLADTSAAARQKAVENHYKWVRAAQFLGCHSIRVNAGGRGTMGQMQAAAIDALTKLSDYAAKYNINVIVENHGGNSSIGKWLAEIMKTVNRPNCGTLPDLGNFYEYDRYAGTKELMPYAKGVSGKTLDFDAEGNETRVDFVKMMQIISDSKYTGYIDVEYEGNKLSEDEGIKATIALLNKVFIPYNK encoded by the coding sequence ATGAAAATCAAACTATTCTCATTTGCTATTCTGCTGGCAGGACTATCCACTCTGACTTCTTCCGGGCAGGAACCTCGTTTTAAGATCTCACTGGCTGAATGGTCGCTTCACCGCGCTTTGGGTAAAAAGGAAATAACAAATATGGATTTCCCAAGGATTACTAAAACAGTATACGGACTTGATGCTGTGGAATACGTTTCTACTTTTTTCAAAGATAAAGCAGAAGATACCGAGTATCTTACACAGCTTAAAAATGAATGTACAAAATATGGTGTTAAAAGCCTTATGATAATGGTTGACGGAGAAGGTAACCTTGCTGATACCTCTGCTGCAGCCCGACAAAAAGCTGTTGAGAATCACTATAAATGGGTCAGAGCTGCCCAGTTCCTGGGATGCCATTCAATAAGAGTAAATGCCGGAGGCAGAGGAACAATGGGACAAATGCAGGCTGCTGCAATTGATGCACTCACAAAACTTTCAGATTATGCAGCAAAATATAACATCAATGTTATCGTCGAAAATCACGGTGGGAATTCTTCAATAGGAAAATGGCTGGCAGAAATAATGAAAACAGTAAACAGGCCTAATTGCGGAACATTGCCTGATCTGGGAAATTTCTACGAGTACGACCGTTATGCCGGAACAAAAGAATTGATGCCTTATGCTAAGGGTGTAAGCGGTAAAACTCTTGATTTTGATGCAGAAGGAAATGAAACAAGAGTTGATTTTGTCAAGATGATGCAGATTATTTCCGACTCAAAATACACCGGCTATATTGACGTTGAATATGAAGGAAATAAGTTAAGCGAAGATGAAGGCATAAAAGCAACCATCGCCCTTTTAAACAAGGTCTTTATTCCTTACAATAAATAA
- a CDS encoding OmpA family protein, whose protein sequence is MKKLLLICTCLALTLIINAQTIDKKWNIGLHAGISQYKGDLGGAIYSSNMSYALGGLSVSRYIGGHFDLNLLLNKGTVGFNKEGGIGNFNSGFTSALLNFRFNILGPKSFVRPYLLVGTGAMLFDTNIDITKDKVDYVAPSFGGGVNVKLGPSVMLNLQETFLYSTADDKDGMEGGANDMFLFHTAGLTFNFGKKKDADKDGISDYRDKCPDTPLATPVDKAGCPLDKDGDGIADYLDNCPDQTGSKSLNGCPDKDGDGIADKDDSCPDIAGLAAFKGCPDKDGDGIMDSDDRCPDIKGSAELKGCPDSDNDGVADLDDKCLNTIAGYKVDATGCPMDNDKDGILNEEDSCPDKAGNVAMKGCPDTDGDGVADNEDRCPLVKGNIANKGCPEIAVADVKKITQIASKIFFETNSDVLKVASLAQLDELSEILKRYEAANLIIEGHADSQGEDAFNLTLSQKRTESVKTYLMSKGIMESRLTAIGFGESKPIADNNTSLGRAKNRRVELRTSY, encoded by the coding sequence ATGAAAAAATTATTATTGATATGTACGTGCCTGGCGCTTACATTAATTATTAATGCACAAACCATTGACAAAAAATGGAATATTGGTCTGCATGCCGGAATAAGCCAGTATAAAGGCGATCTTGGTGGTGCAATTTATTCCTCAAACATGTCGTATGCCCTGGGCGGACTATCAGTATCGAGATATATTGGCGGTCACTTCGATTTGAATCTGCTTTTAAATAAAGGAACGGTAGGATTTAATAAAGAGGGTGGAATCGGAAATTTTAACAGTGGTTTTACTTCAGCTCTTCTAAATTTCAGGTTCAATATTTTAGGACCAAAGTCATTTGTGAGGCCTTATCTATTGGTAGGTACAGGAGCAATGCTATTTGATACCAATATTGACATTACTAAAGATAAGGTTGATTATGTTGCTCCTTCATTCGGTGGAGGAGTAAATGTAAAACTGGGTCCGTCAGTAATGCTTAATCTGCAGGAAACATTTCTCTACTCTACAGCGGATGATAAAGACGGGATGGAAGGCGGAGCAAATGACATGTTCCTGTTTCACACTGCCGGACTCACCTTTAACTTCGGAAAGAAAAAAGATGCAGATAAAGACGGAATTTCTGACTATCGTGATAAATGTCCTGATACCCCTCTGGCAACTCCTGTAGATAAAGCAGGCTGTCCTCTTGATAAAGACGGTGACGGAATAGCAGATTATCTTGATAATTGTCCTGATCAAACAGGAAGCAAATCATTAAATGGTTGTCCTGATAAAGACGGTGACGGTATTGCTGACAAAGATGACAGTTGTCCCGATATCGCAGGTCTGGCAGCTTTTAAAGGTTGTCCTGATAAGGATGGTGACGGAATTATGGATAGTGATGACAGATGCCCTGACATTAAAGGATCTGCAGAGTTAAAGGGCTGTCCAGATTCAGATAACGACGGGGTGGCTGACCTTGATGATAAATGTCTCAACACAATTGCCGGTTATAAAGTAGATGCAACAGGCTGTCCAATGGATAATGATAAAGACGGGATCTTAAATGAAGAGGATTCATGTCCTGATAAAGCAGGTAATGTCGCAATGAAAGGTTGCCCTGATACAGATGGCGATGGTGTAGCTGATAACGAAGACCGTTGTCCTTTAGTTAAAGGAAACATTGCAAACAAGGGTTGCCCTGAAATTGCAGTGGCAGATGTTAAAAAGATAACACAGATAGCAAGCAAAATATTTTTCGAAACAAATAGTGATGTTCTGAAAGTAGCATCATTGGCTCAGCTGGATGAATTATCCGAAATACTTAAAAGATATGAAGCAGCCAACTTAATTATCGAAGGGCATGCAGACAGCCAGGGTGAAGATGCATTTAATCTTACTCTGTCACAGAAACGTACTGAGTCGGTAAAAACATATCTTATGAGTAAGGGAATTATGGAATCTCGATTAACTGCCATAGGTTTTGGTGAATCAAAACCAATTGCTGACAACAACACATCGCTTGGAAGAGCAAAAAACAGAAGGGTTGAATTAAGGACATCTTACTAA
- a CDS encoding nitroreductase family protein, producing the protein MEFNDLIRSRESIRNYEPSRPIPKEILEKILDAGRVAPSACNFQPWKFLVISSSEMLEKVRSCYERDWFREAPHILVIVGQKNKAWNRSYDGYNSIETDLAIALTHIILAAENEGVGTCWIEAYNPAILREALNLKDNEVVYGITPLGYQKPGFKKSLSKKRKPLGDIAEFL; encoded by the coding sequence ATGGAGTTTAATGATCTTATCCGCTCGCGTGAAAGTATCCGTAATTATGAACCTTCCAGACCAATACCAAAAGAGATCCTGGAAAAGATCCTCGATGCCGGAAGAGTAGCGCCCTCAGCCTGCAACTTTCAGCCATGGAAATTTCTTGTTATCTCATCATCCGAAATGCTCGAAAAGGTAAGGTCCTGTTATGAACGTGACTGGTTTAGGGAGGCACCACATATTCTGGTAATAGTCGGACAAAAGAATAAAGCCTGGAACCGGAGTTATGATGGTTATAATTCCATTGAGACAGATTTAGCAATTGCATTAACACATATAATACTTGCTGCAGAAAACGAAGGCGTCGGAACATGCTGGATCGAGGCTTATAATCCTGCAATTCTCAGAGAAGCTCTTAATCTTAAAGATAATGAGGTGGTTTATGGAATAACACCTCTGGGGTATCAGAAACCCGGATTTAAAAAATCGTTAAGCAAGAAAAGAAAGCCTCTGGGCGATATAGCCGAGTTTCTGTAA
- a CDS encoding glycoside hydrolase: protein MKKIFAGNPIRTIRIGFIMGMIAVSWLTSAQVPGNSLINGFKDPPESAKPRTWWHWTNSNVTKEGITKDLEWMKRIGIGGMQLADVASGQGQIVEKKLFFRSPEWLDAVHHAASEADRLNLEMTIFSSAGWSLTGGPWVKPEQAMKKLVWSATNLKGPLNYNGKLPSPPSVEGPVRNLSRAARVSESDPKFYKDCIVLAFPTPQDEIVDTQPVPVASTGAGTVDPAVLIDDDLSTSMVIRSGKDKKQVWIKFSFEKEFTARAITMANRAGIPVGNLAASNDGNTYRTIVSLPGAQLYRSGKVATFSFPETSARYFRLEFTGAPMKPGEVMAETTTLPDSLYTFSELKLHTGARINRWEDKAGFYHLFNYEPVESGEVSASSVIDPASVIDLTSKMLPNGSIEWKVPAGNWTIMRFGYSLTGSKNRPAVPAGSGYEVDKLSKEHTLAYIKEYTAPIAGVLGTLYGKSLQSVMLDSWEAGMQNWTDSMLYEFRNRRGYDLTPFLPALSGYVVGNSDISDRVLWDFRRTLADMFAENHYAVLTEFLNKQGIKTYGEASGVSLEILEDALLCKKYVDYPMGEFWYRALHPELMYYQDVRGAASASHIYGKKITAAESFTGGGFESPNTLKKIGDYWFAQGINRFVFHTSAHQPLDTKPGNTMVGTHINRNITWAEQASPFMTYLARNSFMLQQGRFVADLAFLLDEGAPSTMPVWGTGLNPAPPEGYDYDYINADVLINRMSVGSDGKLLLPDGMSYAVLVLPNTTRMTLPVAKKIRDLVNAGATVVGCKPERTQGYTGYPGSEKNLSEIVSEVWADLDGVSRTRRTVGKGKVFWGTPLKTVLEASGIQPDFEYGKGLDSKIDWIHRKTDDADIYFVVNSTDRPIETELRFRVTGREAEIWDPATGEVSPSSYSFSANKTVVPVKLTERQSAFFVFSNTTSFSSGTKVLSNPVSTAEIKGPWEIYFPSGLGAPEKITTDTLKSWTENSDEGIKFFSGTASYRCSFVASGLFMDKGTRYLLDLGRVGDIAEVIINGYNAGLVWKDPFTADITGHIRKGVNKIEIKVTNEWTNRIIGDLKAAPDKKILNSPLFVFGNKLNESGLIGPVKILKY, encoded by the coding sequence ATGAAGAAAATATTTGCAGGAAACCCAATCAGAACAATAAGGATTGGATTTATAATGGGGATGATAGCAGTTTCATGGCTGACATCGGCACAGGTTCCGGGAAACTCACTAATAAATGGCTTTAAAGATCCTCCTGAATCGGCAAAACCAAGAACATGGTGGCACTGGACAAACAGCAATGTTACAAAAGAAGGCATAACGAAAGATCTTGAATGGATGAAGCGTATTGGAATCGGAGGAATGCAGCTTGCCGATGTTGCTTCGGGTCAGGGACAGATAGTTGAGAAGAAGTTATTTTTCCGATCACCTGAATGGCTCGATGCCGTTCATCATGCCGCATCAGAAGCTGACAGACTTAACCTTGAGATGACAATTTTCAGTTCGGCAGGGTGGAGCCTTACCGGAGGCCCGTGGGTGAAACCTGAACAGGCTATGAAGAAGCTTGTATGGAGTGCGACTAATCTAAAAGGTCCCCTGAATTATAATGGCAAACTCCCTTCTCCTCCGTCGGTTGAAGGACCAGTCAGAAATCTCTCAAGGGCTGCCAGGGTATCCGAATCAGATCCAAAATTCTACAAAGACTGTATTGTGCTCGCATTCCCGACACCTCAGGATGAGATAGTTGACACACAGCCGGTACCCGTTGCTTCAACAGGGGCCGGTACGGTTGATCCTGCCGTATTAATCGATGATGATCTTTCAACTTCAATGGTTATCCGGTCAGGAAAAGACAAAAAGCAGGTCTGGATAAAGTTTAGTTTTGAAAAAGAATTCACTGCACGTGCAATAACTATGGCGAACCGTGCCGGTATTCCTGTCGGAAACCTGGCAGCCAGTAATGACGGTAATACTTACAGAACCATTGTTTCATTGCCCGGAGCACAGCTCTATCGCTCCGGCAAGGTTGCAACATTCTCATTTCCTGAAACGTCGGCAAGATACTTCAGACTTGAGTTCACTGGGGCTCCCATGAAACCAGGTGAGGTTATGGCTGAGACTACAACCCTTCCTGACTCTCTGTATACATTCAGTGAGCTAAAACTACATACCGGAGCAAGAATTAACAGATGGGAAGATAAGGCAGGGTTCTATCATCTGTTTAATTATGAGCCGGTTGAATCCGGTGAAGTATCTGCTTCGTCCGTTATTGATCCTGCATCTGTTATTGACCTAACTTCAAAAATGCTGCCTAATGGTTCAATTGAATGGAAAGTTCCAGCCGGAAACTGGACAATAATGCGATTCGGGTACTCACTCACCGGATCAAAAAACCGTCCGGCTGTTCCTGCCGGCTCAGGATATGAGGTTGACAAACTCAGCAAAGAGCATACTTTAGCATATATTAAGGAATATACTGCTCCCATCGCAGGTGTTCTGGGTACACTTTATGGTAAAAGCCTTCAGTCAGTAATGCTCGACAGCTGGGAGGCTGGTATGCAGAACTGGACTGACAGCATGCTGTATGAATTTAGAAACAGGAGGGGTTATGATCTTACTCCTTTCCTTCCGGCTCTTTCAGGTTATGTGGTGGGAAACAGCGATATCAGCGACAGGGTATTATGGGATTTCAGGAGGACACTTGCAGATATGTTTGCTGAGAATCATTATGCTGTACTTACAGAATTTCTTAATAAACAAGGGATTAAGACATATGGTGAAGCTTCGGGTGTTTCTCTTGAAATTCTTGAAGATGCCCTCCTTTGTAAAAAGTATGTTGATTATCCCATGGGTGAATTTTGGTACAGAGCTCTTCATCCTGAACTAATGTATTATCAGGATGTAAGAGGGGCTGCTTCTGCTTCACATATCTACGGAAAGAAAATCACTGCCGCAGAGTCTTTTACAGGAGGAGGATTTGAGTCGCCGAATACATTGAAGAAGATCGGCGACTACTGGTTTGCACAGGGAATAAACCGATTTGTTTTTCATACTTCGGCCCATCAGCCTCTTGACACAAAACCAGGCAACACTATGGTTGGTACTCATATCAACCGCAATATAACCTGGGCTGAGCAGGCATCTCCATTCATGACCTATCTGGCCAGGAATTCATTTATGCTTCAGCAGGGAAGATTTGTTGCAGATCTGGCATTTCTGCTCGATGAAGGTGCTCCTTCAACAATGCCGGTTTGGGGTACAGGTCTAAATCCAGCCCCTCCCGAAGGATATGACTATGACTATATTAATGCAGATGTACTTATCAACAGAATGAGTGTTGGCTCCGATGGAAAACTATTACTGCCCGATGGAATGAGTTATGCTGTTCTGGTACTTCCAAATACCACCCGGATGACTCTACCTGTAGCAAAAAAAATCAGAGATCTTGTAAATGCCGGCGCAACAGTTGTCGGTTGCAAGCCTGAAAGAACACAAGGCTATACGGGATATCCGGGTTCTGAGAAGAATCTTTCAGAAATAGTTTCAGAAGTATGGGCTGATCTTGATGGTGTTAGCCGAACCAGAAGAACCGTTGGGAAAGGAAAAGTATTCTGGGGAACACCTTTGAAAACAGTTCTTGAGGCTTCCGGAATTCAACCCGATTTTGAATATGGCAAAGGTCTTGACTCAAAGATCGATTGGATACACAGGAAAACTGATGATGCAGATATCTATTTTGTTGTGAATTCAACTGACCGCCCGATTGAAACAGAGTTGAGATTTCGCGTTACAGGCCGGGAAGCTGAAATTTGGGATCCGGCAACAGGGGAGGTATCCCCATCTTCTTATTCATTCTCAGCAAACAAGACGGTTGTTCCGGTTAAATTAACTGAACGTCAGTCTGCTTTTTTTGTTTTCAGTAATACCACTTCTTTTTCTTCAGGGACAAAAGTTCTGTCAAATCCTGTTTCAACTGCTGAGATCAAAGGTCCTTGGGAAATATATTTTCCTTCCGGACTGGGAGCTCCGGAAAAGATAACAACAGATACACTGAAATCATGGACAGAGAATTCGGATGAAGGGATTAAATTTTTTTCCGGTACAGCATCATACAGGTGTTCATTTGTGGCTTCCGGATTATTCATGGATAAGGGAACCAGGTACCTTCTTGATCTTGGCAGAGTAGGCGATATAGCTGAAGTAATCATTAATGGGTACAATGCAGGGTTGGTTTGGAAAGATCCCTTCACTGCAGATATTACAGGACATATTAGAAAAGGGGTGAACAAAATCGAAATTAAGGTGACAAATGAGTGGACAAACCGTATTATCGGGGATCTTAAGGCTGCTCCGGATAAGAAAATTCTTAATTCACCTCTTTTTGTGTTTGGGAATAAGTTGAATGAATCAGGATTGATAGGCCCGGTTAAAATTCTGAAATACTAA
- a CDS encoding acetylxylan esterase produces MNRYTFQHVVILLTALLGSTVCPGQAKQDVVAGIPVNYDESLSGTYTLPDPLVFPNGKKVKNAKEWYQKRRPQIVALFEEFEYGKMPPAPKDVKFVISDKGTPALNGKAIRKQVTVYLTNDTSDHKMELLIYLPAGVKKPVPLFFNVSFSANTGVVDDPGIKDVYILGKDGKKVLAPRNGRFGRIDPDMFLSHGIGFATVCYGDIEPDFAEGIKYGIRGYYLKDGQNYPAPDEWGAISAWSWGLSRAMDFFETDPQVDSKKVALFGVSRLGKTVLWTGCHDTRYGMVIASCGGEGGAAISRRLYGETIDHMTHPSRYFYQFAGNWRNYKDDPSKSPVEANMLVALMAPRPLLLQTGDTDNWSDPKGEFLAAVAAAPVYEMLGKKSLGTDIFPAPGVPILHDLGYFMHAGGHGALPADYEVFIKFMKMHFM; encoded by the coding sequence ATGAATAGATACACTTTCCAGCATGTTGTTATTTTATTAACAGCACTTTTGGGTTCTACTGTCTGCCCTGGTCAGGCTAAGCAGGATGTTGTGGCAGGAATACCTGTTAACTACGATGAGTCGTTATCAGGAACATATACCCTTCCTGACCCGCTCGTTTTTCCGAATGGCAAAAAAGTGAAGAATGCCAAAGAATGGTATCAGAAGAGGAGGCCTCAGATTGTAGCCCTCTTTGAGGAATTTGAATATGGAAAAATGCCGCCTGCCCCAAAGGATGTGAAATTTGTAATTTCTGATAAAGGTACTCCGGCACTTAACGGCAAGGCGATAAGAAAGCAGGTTACAGTTTATTTAACAAATGACACTTCTGATCATAAGATGGAGTTACTGATTTATCTGCCTGCCGGAGTAAAGAAGCCAGTTCCTCTGTTTTTCAATGTCAGTTTTTCTGCCAACACGGGTGTTGTTGACGATCCGGGGATTAAGGATGTTTATATACTGGGTAAAGACGGAAAAAAGGTTCTCGCTCCCAGGAACGGAAGGTTTGGGAGAATCGATCCTGATATGTTCCTTTCGCATGGAATCGGGTTTGCCACTGTTTGTTACGGAGATATTGAACCCGATTTTGCTGAGGGTATCAAGTATGGTATAAGAGGCTATTATCTGAAGGATGGCCAGAATTATCCGGCTCCCGACGAATGGGGAGCAATCTCGGCCTGGTCGTGGGGACTAAGCCGTGCTATGGACTTTTTTGAAACAGACCCGCAGGTTGACTCAAAAAAGGTCGCATTATTCGGGGTATCCAGGCTAGGGAAAACTGTATTATGGACAGGTTGCCACGATACCAGGTATGGAATGGTAATTGCAAGTTGTGGCGGTGAGGGTGGCGCTGCAATATCACGACGTTTGTATGGAGAAACAATTGACCATATGACTCATCCATCAAGATATTTCTACCAGTTCGCAGGCAACTGGCGTAATTACAAGGACGATCCCTCAAAATCACCTGTTGAGGCAAACATGCTCGTGGCACTTATGGCTCCCCGACCACTTTTACTTCAGACAGGAGATACAGATAACTGGTCCGATCCTAAAGGTGAGTTCCTGGCTGCTGTAGCTGCTGCTCCTGTTTATGAAATGCTTGGTAAAAAATCACTTGGAACAGATATATTTCCTGCTCCGGGAGTACCCATTCTCCACGATCTTGGTTATTTCATGCATGCAGGAGGACATGGAGCATTACCCGCAGATTATGAGGTATTTATAAAGTTTATGAAAATGCATTTTATGTAA
- a CDS encoding glycoside hydrolase family 3 C-terminal domain-containing protein produces the protein MFNNLEKGKTGLPTNSRKLIITLLLISISIIIGSHSVIAQSSRAPLKSKLVENDAKIDKIISQMTVEEKVAMLHGKNMFTSEGIERLGIADMVYTDGPFGIREEMEPHSWNPLKLANDSSTFFPTGSALAATWSKDLAYSYGVGMGREARLRGKDMLLGPAINIQRIPTGGRTYEYLSEDPFLSSRLSVGYTKGVQDQGVAVCLKHYALNNQEMNRGRVNVIVSPRALREIYLPPFEAAVKEADAYGVMAAYNKVSGLWCSENDILQNKILRDEWGFRGLIISDWGGVHSTVAAAMNGLDVEMPNSRFFGKPLLDSIKAGIVPISVIDAKVKNILRVRFAITPIPADKATVVMTAQPEQSRIVYDIAAKSIVLLKNTNSLLPLNLDKYKKIVVIGDNAIRKMASGGVGAGVKARYEVTPLQGLLAKAGNRAQITFVKGYVMPVRVWGQRPAAITYPDAELLKEAVNAARGADLVLFMAGNNREVETEGSDRTTIHLPYGQDSIIKAVYNVNPNIVTVVVAGAPVDLRVVNEKSSSLIISWFNGTEGGNALADVLLGNISPSGKLPFTLPIKLEDSPAYVLGNYPQTDSPISEDIFVALVGEKKPESIQQNTSNKDIAVYSEGLFVGYRWFDTRKLPVMYPFGYGLSYTTFEYKKLKTSKEKYGSDESIEVTFQLKNTGKKDADEVAQLYVHRVDAKVEWPFKELKAFERVSLKAGESKTIKMKVPVDQLKYWDEKAYDWKLENGEIELMLGTSSSDIRLTKRIKI, from the coding sequence ATGTTTAACAATCTTGAAAAAGGAAAAACCGGCCTTCCGACAAATTCCCGGAAGCTGATTATAACTCTGTTGTTAATTTCAATATCTATTATTATTGGTTCACATTCAGTAATAGCCCAGAGTTCACGTGCCCCACTTAAATCAAAACTGGTTGAAAACGATGCAAAAATCGATAAGATCATTTCACAAATGACTGTCGAGGAAAAGGTAGCCATGTTACATGGTAAAAACATGTTTACTTCAGAAGGCATTGAACGTCTTGGTATTGCCGATATGGTATATACTGATGGTCCGTTTGGGATCAGGGAAGAAATGGAACCTCACTCATGGAACCCGTTAAAACTAGCAAACGATTCCTCAACATTTTTCCCGACTGGTTCAGCACTGGCAGCTACATGGAGCAAGGATCTAGCATACTCATATGGCGTAGGAATGGGAAGAGAAGCCAGGTTGCGCGGAAAAGACATGCTCCTCGGACCTGCTATCAATATCCAGCGAATTCCAACCGGGGGTCGTACATATGAATACCTTAGCGAAGATCCCTTTTTAAGCTCCCGCCTTTCGGTCGGCTATACAAAAGGAGTACAGGATCAGGGGGTTGCTGTTTGTCTTAAGCATTATGCCCTGAATAATCAGGAAATGAACAGAGGCAGAGTTAATGTAATTGTCAGTCCGAGAGCATTGCGTGAAATATATCTTCCTCCATTTGAAGCCGCTGTTAAAGAGGCTGATGCATACGGAGTCATGGCTGCCTACAATAAGGTTTCCGGCTTATGGTGTTCCGAGAATGACATATTACAAAACAAAATTCTTCGTGATGAATGGGGTTTTAGAGGATTGATAATCTCCGACTGGGGCGGAGTCCACAGCACAGTTGCAGCAGCTATGAACGGTTTGGATGTGGAAATGCCAAACTCCCGGTTCTTTGGTAAACCACTGCTCGATTCCATAAAAGCCGGTATCGTACCCATTTCAGTTATCGATGCAAAAGTTAAGAATATTCTAAGGGTACGTTTTGCGATTACACCAATTCCTGCAGATAAAGCTACTGTTGTAATGACAGCACAACCAGAACAGTCACGTATTGTTTATGATATTGCCGCAAAATCGATTGTATTGCTTAAAAATACTAATTCACTGCTTCCCCTCAACCTCGATAAATATAAAAAGATTGTTGTTATTGGCGATAACGCAATCCGCAAGATGGCCAGCGGAGGTGTAGGAGCCGGTGTAAAGGCACGTTATGAAGTGACCCCACTTCAGGGATTACTGGCAAAAGCTGGGAACCGCGCACAAATAACCTTCGTCAAAGGATATGTTATGCCTGTTCGTGTCTGGGGACAACGGCCGGCTGCAATTACTTATCCTGATGCTGAGTTATTAAAGGAAGCTGTTAACGCAGCCAGAGGGGCAGATCTTGTTCTGTTCATGGCCGGCAACAACAGGGAGGTCGAAACGGAAGGCAGCGATCGTACAACAATTCATCTGCCTTACGGTCAGGATTCAATAATTAAAGCTGTTTACAATGTGAATCCTAATATTGTGACAGTTGTTGTGGCAGGTGCCCCGGTCGATCTGAGAGTTGTAAATGAAAAATCATCTTCACTGATAATTTCCTGGTTCAATGGTACCGAAGGAGGAAATGCTCTAGCAGATGTGCTCCTGGGGAATATAAGCCCATCAGGTAAGCTTCCGTTTACTCTTCCTATAAAACTGGAAGACTCTCCGGCATACGTTTTGGGCAACTATCCGCAGACTGACAGTCCCATTTCGGAAGACATTTTTGTAGCACTTGTGGGAGAGAAGAAACCTGAAAGCATTCAGCAAAATACTTCAAATAAGGATATTGCAGTATACTCAGAAGGACTGTTTGTCGGATATAGATGGTTCGATACCAGGAAATTACCAGTTATGTATCCTTTTGGGTACGGTCTTTCATATACTACTTTTGAATATAAAAAACTAAAAACATCGAAAGAAAAATACGGAAGCGACGAATCGATAGAAGTAACTTTTCAGCTGAAGAACACTGGTAAGAAAGATGCTGATGAAGTAGCGCAGCTTTATGTACACCGTGTTGATGCAAAAGTAGAATGGCCATTTAAAGAACTTAAAGCCTTTGAACGAGTTTCACTAAAAGCAGGTGAGTCTAAAACAATTAAGATGAAAGTTCCTGTTGATCAACTTAAATATTGGGATGAGAAAGCTTACGACTGGAAACTTGAAAACGGAGAGATAGAGTTGATGCTGGGAACCTCATCGTCTGATATCCGGCTGACAAAGAGAATAAAAATCTGA